One genomic segment of Ictalurus punctatus breed USDA103 chromosome 4, Coco_2.0, whole genome shotgun sequence includes these proteins:
- the kifc3 gene encoding kinesin-like protein KIFC3 isoform X5 — MFGTRKTWDLGHTPCLQELWNKDLSLDASSVDFLISDGEEESSFLTLPNPVLQRRRLTSDLSDPALSDQQLLIQALQEKVCEFQARLRSEDATDRRLLLRLHTPQVNQTDTSQEHPLTNQEILEQDSQLSQAGFTTSVKRLSAGSQRLQDYPDIAAERKGHAQPRHKEVYQLALITGLQTQIEELEKKLVDRTQEVERLRSELGATDLEKQLELLESENQRLRQELKSSSIHEPAHTCSTSTCPHSQEAAALREALSLCEERCKEYERHMAELERQLGERTGAVDELHVRLEEAGQSRDKLQEQLIHTEEILRRHSAAAPSQAMYASKAAEAESSQWKQALMEAQARNQALQEQLGVQRQLLRELEQKLHDSQRTSSELRQQILAYEGEMERTRSQLEAEVQSLEAEKNRVIEEAFVRAESEMKAVHQNLAGVRMNLLTLQPALRTLTCDYNCLKRQVLDFPYMLQNAIAEAKQEICHMIAEVSNTNQELLRKYKREMNLRKKCHNELVRLKGNIRVLCRVRPICQEEAEAEGKSVVSFDSDDDAVLYLSNKGKLMAFDMDKVFPPQATQAEVFQEVQSLVTSCMDGYNVCIFAYGQTGSGKTYTMEGIPENPGINQRALRLLFSEVSEKMPDWHYTITVSMVEIYNETLRNLLGDNPSEKLDIKMCPDGSGQLYVPGLTEFTVESVEDINKVFELGHMNRATACTNLNEHSSRSHALLIVNVAGFNSSTGHRTSGKLNLVDLAGSERISKSGAEGSRLREAQCINKSLSALGDVINALRSRHSHVPFRNSRLTYLLQDSLSGESKTLMLVQVSPLDSNIIESVCSLKFAQRVRTVELGTASSSRRHAENSSTSSSPTHDSVELDSPPITPVLLPISRASSVGSSLSSISRISSTRRRSQSQQAPDRQVDRGSPLLGDSGQDE; from the exons ATGTTTGGCACAAGGAAGACGTGGGACCTTGGCCACACCCCCTGCCTGCAGGAGCTCTGGAATAAAGACCTCTCATTGGATG CAAGCTCAGTGGATTTCCTGATCAGCGATGGTGAGGAGGAGAGCTCCTTCCTGACGCTGCCCAACCCGGTCCTCCAACGCCGCCGTTTGACCTCGGACCTCTCCGATCCCGCCCTCTCTGACCAGCAGCTGCTCATACAG GCACTGCAAGAGAAAGTGTGCGAGTTCCAAGCTCGTTTGCGTAGCGAGGACGCCACAGACAGGCGGCTTCTACTGCGACTACACACACCACAGGTCAATCAGACAGACACGAGCCAAGAGCATCCACTCACCAATCAAGAGATTCTCGAACAGGACAGCCAGCTCAGCCAAGCTGGCTTCACCACAA gtGTGAAACGACTGAGTGCAGGATCCCAGCGTCTACAGGATTATCCTGACATTGCTGCAGAGAGGAAAGGTCACGCACAGCCTCGGCATAAAGAAGTGTACCAGCTTGCTCTCATCACAGGGCTACAGACACAG ATTGAGGAGCTGGAGAAGAAACTGGTGGACCGGACTCAGGAGGTGGAGAGACTGCGCTCTGAGCTG ggggcgACAGACCTGGAGAAGCAGCTGGAGCTCCTAGAGAGCGAGAATCAGCGGCTCAGACAGGAGCTTAAGTCCAGCAGCATCCATGAGCCTGCACACACCTGCTCCACCTCCACCTGCCCTCACAGCCAg GAGGCAGCGGCCCTACGAGAGGCGCTCTCCTTATGCGAGGAGCGCTGTAAGGAGTATGAGCGGCACATGGCCGAGCTTGAGCGTCAGCTTGGGGAGAGAACGGGCGCAGTGGACGAGCTGCATGTGCGACTGGAGGAGGCGGGACAGAGTCGAGACAAGCTTCAGGAGCAGCTCATACACACAGAGGAAATTCTGCGACGACACAGTGCAGCAGCGCCATCTCAGGCCATG tatgcaAGCAAGGCAGCAGAGGCCGAGTCTTCTCAGTGGAAACAGGCTCTGATGGAGGCTCAGGCACGTAACCAGGCTCTCCAGGAGCAGCTGGGGGTCCAGCGGCAGCTCCTCCGAGAGCTCGAGCAGAAGCTGCACGACAGCCAGAGAACCAGCAGCGAACTCCGCCAGCAG ATCCTGGCATATGAGGGGGAAATGGAGCGGACTCGAAGCCAGCTAGAGGCTGAGGTTCAGAGTCTTGAGGCGGAGAAGAACAGGGTCATCGAGGAGGCGTTCGTCAGAGCCGAGAGCGAAATGAAAGCTGTGCACCAAAAccttgcag GTGTAAGGATGAATTTGCTGACTCTGCAGCCTGCTCTGAGGACGCTTACATGTGACTACAACTGTCTGAAGAGGCAGGTCCTGGACTTCCCCTACATGCTGCAGAACGCTATTGCTGAGGCTAAGCAGGAG ataTGCCACATGATTGCAGAGGTGAGCAACACCAACCAGGAGCTCCTACGCAAATACAAGAGGGAGATGAACCTGAGGAAGAAGTGTCACAACGAACTAGTCCGGCTCAAAG GAAACATCCGCGTGCTCTGTCGCGTGCGTCCCATCTGCCAGGAGGAAGCGGAGGCTGAAGGCAAGAGTGTGGTGTCCTTTGACTCTGATGACGATGCAGTGCTCTACCTTTCCAATAAGGGCAAGCTTATGGCCTTTGACATGGACAAGGTCTTCCCACCTCAGGCCacacaggcagag GTGTTTCAGGAAGTGCAGTCTCTGGTCACGTCCTGCATGGACGGCTATAACGTGTGCATCTTCGCTTACGGACAGACAGGTTCAGGAAAAACCTACACCATGGAG GGTATTCCTGAGAACCCCGGGATTAACCAGCGAGCTCTGCGTCTGCTCTTCTCTGAGGTGTCTGAGAAAATGCCTGACTGGCACTACACCATTACTGTCAGCATGGTGGAGATCTACAACGAGACACTAAG GAACCTGTTAGGAGACAACCCAAGTGAGAAGCTGGACATTAAGATGTGTCCAGATGGCAGCGGTCAACTGTATGTGCCTGGTCTTACCGAGTTCACAGTGGAGAGTGTGGAGGATATTAATAAG GTTTTTGAGCTGGGTCACATGAACAGGGCGACAGCATGTACCAACTTGAATGAGCACAGCTCTCGCTCTCATGCTCTCCTCATCGTTAATGTGGCTGGCTTCAACTCCTCCACAGGACACCGTACCTCAG GTAAGCTGAATCTGGTGGATCTGGCTGGTTCAGAGAGAATCTCTAAATCCGGCGCTGAGGGAAGCCGCTTGCGTGAGGCTCAGTGCATCAATAAGTCGCTCTCGGCGCTGGGTGATGTCATCAACGCACTGCGTTCACGTCACTCACATGTTCCCTTCAGAAACTCGCGCCTCACATACCTGCTGCAGGACTCGCTCAGCGGAGAAAGCAAGACACTCATGCtggtacag GTGTCTCCTCTAGACAGCAATATCATTGAGTCTGTGTGCTCTCTGAAGTTTGCCCAACGTGTTCGCACAGTTGAGCTCGGAACGGCCTCCTCCTCACGAAGACATGCCGAAAACTCTTCGACGTCCTCCTCACCTACCCACGACAGCGTAGAG TTGGACTCTCCACCCATAACTCCCGTGCTCTTACCCATCTCCCGGGCGAGCAGTGTGggctcttctctctcctctatctCCAGAATCTCCAGCACACGGAGAAGATCCCAGAGCCAGCAAGCTCCAG acagacaggtagacagaggCAGTCCGTTGCTTGGGGACAGTGGGCAG GACGAATGA
- the kifc3 gene encoding kinesin-like protein KIFC3 isoform X3, translating to MYVLCTMLVLSIHSLLRRQKAVKLHEGETAEYDEKPSKKSPYTQCRKVGNPVRGRTQGRRRSCTTTKLEELEHRKRAQRYALLGPAVMFGTRKTWDLGHTPCLQELWNKDLSLDASSVDFLISDGEEESSFLTLPNPVLQRRRLTSDLSDPALSDQQLLIQALQEKVCEFQARLRSEDATDRRLLLRLHTPQVNQTDTSQEHPLTNQEILEQDSQLSQAGFTTSVKRLSAGSQRLQDYPDIAAERKGHAQPRHKEVYQLALITGLQTQIEELEKKLVDRTQEVERLRSELGATDLEKQLELLESENQRLRQELKSSSIHEPAHTCSTSTCPHSQEAAALREALSLCEERCKEYERHMAELERQLGERTGAVDELHVRLEEAGQSRDKLQEQLIHTEEILRRHSAAAPSQAMYASKAAEAESSQWKQALMEAQARNQALQEQLGVQRQLLRELEQKLHDSQRTSSELRQQILAYEGEMERTRSQLEAEVQSLEAEKNRVIEEAFVRAESEMKAVHQNLAGVRMNLLTLQPALRTLTCDYNCLKRQVLDFPYMLQNAIAEAKQEICHMIAEVSNTNQELLRKYKREMNLRKKCHNELVRLKGNIRVLCRVRPICQEEAEAEGKSVVSFDSDDDAVLYLSNKGKLMAFDMDKVFPPQATQAEVFQEVQSLVTSCMDGYNVCIFAYGQTGSGKTYTMEGIPENPGINQRALRLLFSEVSEKMPDWHYTITVSMVEIYNETLRNLLGDNPSEKLDIKMCPDGSGQLYVPGLTEFTVESVEDINKVFELGHMNRATACTNLNEHSSRSHALLIVNVAGFNSSTGHRTSGKLNLVDLAGSERISKSGAEGSRLREAQCINKSLSALGDVINALRSRHSHVPFRNSRLTYLLQDSLSGESKTLMLVQVSPLDSNIIESVCSLKFAQRVRTVELGTASSSRRHAENSSTSSSPTHDSVELDSPPITPVLLPISRASSVGSSLSSISRISSTRRRSQSQQAPGVRV from the exons cggTACGCTCTGCTTGGCCCGGCGGTCATGTTTGGCACAAGGAAGACGTGGGACCTTGGCCACACCCCCTGCCTGCAGGAGCTCTGGAATAAAGACCTCTCATTGGATG CAAGCTCAGTGGATTTCCTGATCAGCGATGGTGAGGAGGAGAGCTCCTTCCTGACGCTGCCCAACCCGGTCCTCCAACGCCGCCGTTTGACCTCGGACCTCTCCGATCCCGCCCTCTCTGACCAGCAGCTGCTCATACAG GCACTGCAAGAGAAAGTGTGCGAGTTCCAAGCTCGTTTGCGTAGCGAGGACGCCACAGACAGGCGGCTTCTACTGCGACTACACACACCACAGGTCAATCAGACAGACACGAGCCAAGAGCATCCACTCACCAATCAAGAGATTCTCGAACAGGACAGCCAGCTCAGCCAAGCTGGCTTCACCACAA gtGTGAAACGACTGAGTGCAGGATCCCAGCGTCTACAGGATTATCCTGACATTGCTGCAGAGAGGAAAGGTCACGCACAGCCTCGGCATAAAGAAGTGTACCAGCTTGCTCTCATCACAGGGCTACAGACACAG ATTGAGGAGCTGGAGAAGAAACTGGTGGACCGGACTCAGGAGGTGGAGAGACTGCGCTCTGAGCTG ggggcgACAGACCTGGAGAAGCAGCTGGAGCTCCTAGAGAGCGAGAATCAGCGGCTCAGACAGGAGCTTAAGTCCAGCAGCATCCATGAGCCTGCACACACCTGCTCCACCTCCACCTGCCCTCACAGCCAg GAGGCAGCGGCCCTACGAGAGGCGCTCTCCTTATGCGAGGAGCGCTGTAAGGAGTATGAGCGGCACATGGCCGAGCTTGAGCGTCAGCTTGGGGAGAGAACGGGCGCAGTGGACGAGCTGCATGTGCGACTGGAGGAGGCGGGACAGAGTCGAGACAAGCTTCAGGAGCAGCTCATACACACAGAGGAAATTCTGCGACGACACAGTGCAGCAGCGCCATCTCAGGCCATG tatgcaAGCAAGGCAGCAGAGGCCGAGTCTTCTCAGTGGAAACAGGCTCTGATGGAGGCTCAGGCACGTAACCAGGCTCTCCAGGAGCAGCTGGGGGTCCAGCGGCAGCTCCTCCGAGAGCTCGAGCAGAAGCTGCACGACAGCCAGAGAACCAGCAGCGAACTCCGCCAGCAG ATCCTGGCATATGAGGGGGAAATGGAGCGGACTCGAAGCCAGCTAGAGGCTGAGGTTCAGAGTCTTGAGGCGGAGAAGAACAGGGTCATCGAGGAGGCGTTCGTCAGAGCCGAGAGCGAAATGAAAGCTGTGCACCAAAAccttgcag GTGTAAGGATGAATTTGCTGACTCTGCAGCCTGCTCTGAGGACGCTTACATGTGACTACAACTGTCTGAAGAGGCAGGTCCTGGACTTCCCCTACATGCTGCAGAACGCTATTGCTGAGGCTAAGCAGGAG ataTGCCACATGATTGCAGAGGTGAGCAACACCAACCAGGAGCTCCTACGCAAATACAAGAGGGAGATGAACCTGAGGAAGAAGTGTCACAACGAACTAGTCCGGCTCAAAG GAAACATCCGCGTGCTCTGTCGCGTGCGTCCCATCTGCCAGGAGGAAGCGGAGGCTGAAGGCAAGAGTGTGGTGTCCTTTGACTCTGATGACGATGCAGTGCTCTACCTTTCCAATAAGGGCAAGCTTATGGCCTTTGACATGGACAAGGTCTTCCCACCTCAGGCCacacaggcagag GTGTTTCAGGAAGTGCAGTCTCTGGTCACGTCCTGCATGGACGGCTATAACGTGTGCATCTTCGCTTACGGACAGACAGGTTCAGGAAAAACCTACACCATGGAG GGTATTCCTGAGAACCCCGGGATTAACCAGCGAGCTCTGCGTCTGCTCTTCTCTGAGGTGTCTGAGAAAATGCCTGACTGGCACTACACCATTACTGTCAGCATGGTGGAGATCTACAACGAGACACTAAG GAACCTGTTAGGAGACAACCCAAGTGAGAAGCTGGACATTAAGATGTGTCCAGATGGCAGCGGTCAACTGTATGTGCCTGGTCTTACCGAGTTCACAGTGGAGAGTGTGGAGGATATTAATAAG GTTTTTGAGCTGGGTCACATGAACAGGGCGACAGCATGTACCAACTTGAATGAGCACAGCTCTCGCTCTCATGCTCTCCTCATCGTTAATGTGGCTGGCTTCAACTCCTCCACAGGACACCGTACCTCAG GTAAGCTGAATCTGGTGGATCTGGCTGGTTCAGAGAGAATCTCTAAATCCGGCGCTGAGGGAAGCCGCTTGCGTGAGGCTCAGTGCATCAATAAGTCGCTCTCGGCGCTGGGTGATGTCATCAACGCACTGCGTTCACGTCACTCACATGTTCCCTTCAGAAACTCGCGCCTCACATACCTGCTGCAGGACTCGCTCAGCGGAGAAAGCAAGACACTCATGCtggtacag GTGTCTCCTCTAGACAGCAATATCATTGAGTCTGTGTGCTCTCTGAAGTTTGCCCAACGTGTTCGCACAGTTGAGCTCGGAACGGCCTCCTCCTCACGAAGACATGCCGAAAACTCTTCGACGTCCTCCTCACCTACCCACGACAGCGTAGAG TTGGACTCTCCACCCATAACTCCCGTGCTCTTACCCATCTCCCGGGCGAGCAGTGTGggctcttctctctcctctatctCCAGAATCTCCAGCACACGGAGAAGATCCCAGAGCCAGCAAGCTCCAG GTGTGAGAGTTTGA
- the kifc3 gene encoding kinesin-like protein KIFC3 isoform X6: MRGKVFTLIPASSVDFLISDGEEESSFLTLPNPVLQRRRLTSDLSDPALSDQQLLIQALQEKVCEFQARLRSEDATDRRLLLRLHTPQVNQTDTSQEHPLTNQEILEQDSQLSQAGFTTSVKRLSAGSQRLQDYPDIAAERKGHAQPRHKEVYQLALITGLQTQIEELEKKLVDRTQEVERLRSELGATDLEKQLELLESENQRLRQELKSSSIHEPAHTCSTSTCPHSQEAAALREALSLCEERCKEYERHMAELERQLGERTGAVDELHVRLEEAGQSRDKLQEQLIHTEEILRRHSAAAPSQAMYASKAAEAESSQWKQALMEAQARNQALQEQLGVQRQLLRELEQKLHDSQRTSSELRQQILAYEGEMERTRSQLEAEVQSLEAEKNRVIEEAFVRAESEMKAVHQNLAGVRMNLLTLQPALRTLTCDYNCLKRQVLDFPYMLQNAIAEAKQEICHMIAEVSNTNQELLRKYKREMNLRKKCHNELVRLKGNIRVLCRVRPICQEEAEAEGKSVVSFDSDDDAVLYLSNKGKLMAFDMDKVFPPQATQAEVFQEVQSLVTSCMDGYNVCIFAYGQTGSGKTYTMEGIPENPGINQRALRLLFSEVSEKMPDWHYTITVSMVEIYNETLRNLLGDNPSEKLDIKMCPDGSGQLYVPGLTEFTVESVEDINKVFELGHMNRATACTNLNEHSSRSHALLIVNVAGFNSSTGHRTSGKLNLVDLAGSERISKSGAEGSRLREAQCINKSLSALGDVINALRSRHSHVPFRNSRLTYLLQDSLSGESKTLMLVQVSPLDSNIIESVCSLKFAQRVRTVELGTASSSRRHAENSSTSSSPTHDSVELDSPPITPVLLPISRASSVGSSLSSISRISSTRRRSQSQQAPDRQVDRGSPLLGDSGQDE; encoded by the exons ATGAGGGGGAAGGTATTTACACTTATTCCAG CAAGCTCAGTGGATTTCCTGATCAGCGATGGTGAGGAGGAGAGCTCCTTCCTGACGCTGCCCAACCCGGTCCTCCAACGCCGCCGTTTGACCTCGGACCTCTCCGATCCCGCCCTCTCTGACCAGCAGCTGCTCATACAG GCACTGCAAGAGAAAGTGTGCGAGTTCCAAGCTCGTTTGCGTAGCGAGGACGCCACAGACAGGCGGCTTCTACTGCGACTACACACACCACAGGTCAATCAGACAGACACGAGCCAAGAGCATCCACTCACCAATCAAGAGATTCTCGAACAGGACAGCCAGCTCAGCCAAGCTGGCTTCACCACAA gtGTGAAACGACTGAGTGCAGGATCCCAGCGTCTACAGGATTATCCTGACATTGCTGCAGAGAGGAAAGGTCACGCACAGCCTCGGCATAAAGAAGTGTACCAGCTTGCTCTCATCACAGGGCTACAGACACAG ATTGAGGAGCTGGAGAAGAAACTGGTGGACCGGACTCAGGAGGTGGAGAGACTGCGCTCTGAGCTG ggggcgACAGACCTGGAGAAGCAGCTGGAGCTCCTAGAGAGCGAGAATCAGCGGCTCAGACAGGAGCTTAAGTCCAGCAGCATCCATGAGCCTGCACACACCTGCTCCACCTCCACCTGCCCTCACAGCCAg GAGGCAGCGGCCCTACGAGAGGCGCTCTCCTTATGCGAGGAGCGCTGTAAGGAGTATGAGCGGCACATGGCCGAGCTTGAGCGTCAGCTTGGGGAGAGAACGGGCGCAGTGGACGAGCTGCATGTGCGACTGGAGGAGGCGGGACAGAGTCGAGACAAGCTTCAGGAGCAGCTCATACACACAGAGGAAATTCTGCGACGACACAGTGCAGCAGCGCCATCTCAGGCCATG tatgcaAGCAAGGCAGCAGAGGCCGAGTCTTCTCAGTGGAAACAGGCTCTGATGGAGGCTCAGGCACGTAACCAGGCTCTCCAGGAGCAGCTGGGGGTCCAGCGGCAGCTCCTCCGAGAGCTCGAGCAGAAGCTGCACGACAGCCAGAGAACCAGCAGCGAACTCCGCCAGCAG ATCCTGGCATATGAGGGGGAAATGGAGCGGACTCGAAGCCAGCTAGAGGCTGAGGTTCAGAGTCTTGAGGCGGAGAAGAACAGGGTCATCGAGGAGGCGTTCGTCAGAGCCGAGAGCGAAATGAAAGCTGTGCACCAAAAccttgcag GTGTAAGGATGAATTTGCTGACTCTGCAGCCTGCTCTGAGGACGCTTACATGTGACTACAACTGTCTGAAGAGGCAGGTCCTGGACTTCCCCTACATGCTGCAGAACGCTATTGCTGAGGCTAAGCAGGAG ataTGCCACATGATTGCAGAGGTGAGCAACACCAACCAGGAGCTCCTACGCAAATACAAGAGGGAGATGAACCTGAGGAAGAAGTGTCACAACGAACTAGTCCGGCTCAAAG GAAACATCCGCGTGCTCTGTCGCGTGCGTCCCATCTGCCAGGAGGAAGCGGAGGCTGAAGGCAAGAGTGTGGTGTCCTTTGACTCTGATGACGATGCAGTGCTCTACCTTTCCAATAAGGGCAAGCTTATGGCCTTTGACATGGACAAGGTCTTCCCACCTCAGGCCacacaggcagag GTGTTTCAGGAAGTGCAGTCTCTGGTCACGTCCTGCATGGACGGCTATAACGTGTGCATCTTCGCTTACGGACAGACAGGTTCAGGAAAAACCTACACCATGGAG GGTATTCCTGAGAACCCCGGGATTAACCAGCGAGCTCTGCGTCTGCTCTTCTCTGAGGTGTCTGAGAAAATGCCTGACTGGCACTACACCATTACTGTCAGCATGGTGGAGATCTACAACGAGACACTAAG GAACCTGTTAGGAGACAACCCAAGTGAGAAGCTGGACATTAAGATGTGTCCAGATGGCAGCGGTCAACTGTATGTGCCTGGTCTTACCGAGTTCACAGTGGAGAGTGTGGAGGATATTAATAAG GTTTTTGAGCTGGGTCACATGAACAGGGCGACAGCATGTACCAACTTGAATGAGCACAGCTCTCGCTCTCATGCTCTCCTCATCGTTAATGTGGCTGGCTTCAACTCCTCCACAGGACACCGTACCTCAG GTAAGCTGAATCTGGTGGATCTGGCTGGTTCAGAGAGAATCTCTAAATCCGGCGCTGAGGGAAGCCGCTTGCGTGAGGCTCAGTGCATCAATAAGTCGCTCTCGGCGCTGGGTGATGTCATCAACGCACTGCGTTCACGTCACTCACATGTTCCCTTCAGAAACTCGCGCCTCACATACCTGCTGCAGGACTCGCTCAGCGGAGAAAGCAAGACACTCATGCtggtacag GTGTCTCCTCTAGACAGCAATATCATTGAGTCTGTGTGCTCTCTGAAGTTTGCCCAACGTGTTCGCACAGTTGAGCTCGGAACGGCCTCCTCCTCACGAAGACATGCCGAAAACTCTTCGACGTCCTCCTCACCTACCCACGACAGCGTAGAG TTGGACTCTCCACCCATAACTCCCGTGCTCTTACCCATCTCCCGGGCGAGCAGTGTGggctcttctctctcctctatctCCAGAATCTCCAGCACACGGAGAAGATCCCAGAGCCAGCAAGCTCCAG acagacaggtagacagaggCAGTCCGTTGCTTGGGGACAGTGGGCAG GACGAATGA